The Oscillatoria acuminata PCC 6304 genomic interval CTACCTTAATCGTTTCATCGGTGAATGATCACAGGCGAAACACATCCCCAAAGACTGCATCACTATTGACTAATCTCGCCGGGTCTGGTGAGTCATAAACCACTAACAAAGAATTAGGTTGTCCCAAACAAGGCAGAAGGGCCAACCCTTCACCGCGATCGGTTCCTAACTTAAACGGTAAATCAAATAAAACTTTTAATTCCGTCTCATCCTGGGCAATCAGCGTATCTCCCTGCCGCTCAAATACCCCAGTCAACCGGAACATTTTCATTCCCCCGTCTAAATCTAAAGTTGGACCTGCTAAAACAATTAGGTCTTCTCCCTCTAAACATAATTCTCGAATTCCTAACCCACTGAGATCCACAAAATGCTTTTTATACAGTCGTCCTTCTGGGCCAATTGCTTTGAGGGTTAAAATTCCGGGTTCGCTTTCTTCGACTTCTAGTTCAATAATCACCGCCCAACCTCGTAGAACGGGACCGCGAAACCCCATCAAAATTTTAGAACCGCGAACAGCCAATCCTTCGATATCTAATCCATTTTCTTTGCTAGGAAACTGAGCGTCGATAATTGAACCAAAATGAACGTCTTTTTTTAGGGCATCTATTAAAATATTGCCGGATTCAGTTTTTTGCAGGGAAGCCGCCGTCAGTGGGCGATCGCTATTTAAGGGGTCCGGACAGGCTTGCACAGGAATTCCCTGTTGAATGGGAATTCTTGCCAATAAATATCGATTAGCATCGGTTTTAATTTCCGCCA includes:
- a CDS encoding DUF3616 domain-containing protein produces the protein MSPAFLLSRLLLKFDPETEERVGDLSAVTFTPDGSLWVGSDELLTLERLSLIEPYVYGNHQPFEIGEFIELFNNEDEIDIEGMDYCEGYLWFTGSHSTKRNKPKGKNTEKDINRLAEIKTDANRYLLARIPIQQGIPVQACPDPLNSDRPLTAASLQKTESGNILIDALKKDVHFGSIIDAQFPSKENGLDIEGLAVRGSKILMGFRGPVLRGWAVIIELEVEESEPGILTLKAIGPEGRLYKKHFVDLSGLGIRELCLEGEDLIVLAGPTLDLDGGMKMFRLTGVFERQGDTLIAQDETELKVLFDLPFKLGTDRGEGLALLPCLGQPNSLLVVYDSPDPARLVNSDAVFGDVFRL